The Nocardioides pantholopis genome window below encodes:
- the gcvH gene encoding glycine cleavage system protein GcvH, producing the protein MYPDDLQYTGEHEWVRTPGEHEGAVRIGITDYAQDALGDIVYVSLPQLGEIVDAGTTCGELESTKSVSDIYAPVSGEVVARNDTLDATPELVNNDPYGGGWLFEVVPADRDQLGDLMDAPAYIASLES; encoded by the coding sequence TTGTACCCCGACGACCTCCAGTACACCGGCGAGCACGAGTGGGTCCGGACCCCGGGCGAGCACGAGGGCGCCGTGCGCATCGGCATCACCGACTACGCCCAGGACGCGCTGGGCGACATCGTCTACGTCTCGCTGCCCCAGCTGGGCGAGATCGTCGACGCCGGCACGACCTGCGGCGAGCTCGAGTCGACGAAGTCGGTCAGCGACATCTACGCGCCGGTCTCCGGCGAGGTGGTCGCCCGCAACGACACCCTGGACGCCACCCCCGAGCTGGTGAACAACGACCCCTACGGCGGCGGGTGGCTCTTCGAGGTCGTGCCCGCGGACCGCGACCAGCTCGGCGACCTGATGGACGCCCCGGCGTACATCGCATCGCTCGAGTCCTGA
- the ftsR gene encoding transcriptional regulator FtsR, with translation MNIGQVLDVLRPDFPGVTIPKIRFLEDKGLIKPERTASGYRKFSAEDVERLRYVLRMQRDHYLPLKVIGEHLDAIDRGLEPPPIDAVVPTVPQVALAADGLPSPASFTRHDNLRLSRKELLKIAEISEELLQQLEQYGLVTARAGTGHFDTDSLVIATTARELADYGFEPRHLRAFKTAADREVGLVEQVVAPHKRGRDAAAHARADEAVSEIAALSVRLHATLVKAGLRSS, from the coding sequence ATGAACATCGGCCAGGTGCTCGACGTCCTGCGGCCGGACTTTCCCGGGGTCACGATCCCGAAGATCCGGTTCCTCGAGGACAAGGGGCTGATCAAGCCCGAGCGCACGGCGTCGGGCTACCGCAAGTTCTCCGCTGAGGACGTCGAGCGGCTGCGCTACGTGCTGCGGATGCAGCGCGACCACTACCTGCCGCTGAAGGTCATCGGCGAGCACCTCGACGCGATCGACCGCGGCCTGGAGCCGCCGCCGATCGACGCGGTCGTCCCGACGGTCCCGCAGGTGGCGCTCGCCGCCGACGGGCTGCCGAGCCCGGCGTCGTTCACCCGGCACGACAACCTGCGGCTCTCCCGCAAGGAGCTGCTCAAGATCGCCGAGATCTCCGAGGAGCTGCTCCAGCAGCTCGAGCAGTACGGCCTGGTCACCGCGCGCGCCGGCACCGGTCACTTCGACACCGACAGCCTGGTGATCGCCACTACCGCCCGGGAGCTGGCCGACTACGGCTTCGAGCCTCGACACCTGCGCGCCTTCAAGACCGCCGCCGACCGCGAGGTCGGGCTGGTCGAGCAGGTCGTCGCCCCGCACAAGCGCGGCCGCGACGCCGCCGCCCACGCCCGGGCCGACGAGGCCGTCAGCGAGATCGCCGCGCTCTCCGTGCGCCTGCACGCCACCCTGGTGAAGGCCGGCCTGCGCTCGTCCTGA
- the gcvP gene encoding aminomethyl-transferring glycine dehydrogenase encodes MSDVPTLAELDGALPFVDRHVGPGPEAVRVMLERLGFDSLEELMAAAVPGGIRADAALELPPAAGEEAVARELRALAAENRPAEAMIGLGYHPTFTPPVIRRNVLEDPSWYTAYTPYQPEISQGRLEALLNFQTMVGDLTGLPTANASLLDEGTAAAEAMTLVRRANRKASGPFVVDADALPQTIEVVRTRAEGMGIEVVVADLSAGLPEGEACGVLVQYPGASGRVLDPRPLIEQVHERGGLAVVAADLLALTVLEAPGELGADVVVGSSQRFGVPLFYGGPHAGFMAVAAGLERHLPGRLVGVSVDADGRPAYRLALQTREQHIRRDKATSNICTAQVLLAVAASMYAVYHGPEGLRAIATRAHRYAAVLAAALREAGIEIAHGEFFDTLTLRVPGRAAAVVTAARERDLQLWLIDDDTVGISTSETTTRSTLERLLAAFDVPLDGVDLDALDRATPDALPQDLRRHTAYLTHEVFSAHRSETQMLRYLRRLSARDYALDRGMIPLGSCTMKLNATTEMEPISLPGFADLHPFAPAEDAAGYRRLVADLEGWLAEVTGYDRVSIQPNAGSQGELAGLLAIRGYHRAHGDTGRDVCLIPSSAHGTNAASAVMAGMRVVVVKAAADGGVDMDDLRAQCAKHAEDLAAIMVTYPSTHGAYEDTITELCEVVHAHGGQVYVDGANLNALLGHAKPGEFGGDVSHLNLHKTFCIPHGGGGPGVGPVAVRAHLAPYLPSHGMHPEADKRTGIGPVSAAPYGSAGILPISWAYIRLMGAAGLTHATAVAVLSANYVAARLGEHYPVLYRGHGGLVAHECILDVRGLTKATGVSVEDVAKRLVDYGFHAPTMSFPVAGTLMVEPTESEDLGEIDRFCEAMIAIKGEIDRVGAGEWSPAESPLRHAPHTSRALLGDWDRAYPRELGVFPTGPDPDKYWPPVARIDQAYGDRNLVCACPPLEAFAE; translated from the coding sequence GTGTCCGATGTCCCCACCCTCGCCGAGCTCGACGGCGCGCTGCCGTTCGTCGACCGCCATGTCGGGCCCGGCCCGGAGGCGGTCCGGGTCATGCTCGAACGCCTCGGGTTCGACTCCCTTGAGGAGCTGATGGCCGCCGCGGTGCCGGGCGGCATCCGCGCCGACGCCGCGCTGGAGCTGCCCCCCGCAGCCGGCGAGGAGGCTGTCGCGCGCGAGCTGCGGGCGCTGGCCGCCGAGAACCGCCCCGCCGAGGCCATGATCGGCCTCGGCTACCACCCCACGTTCACGCCGCCGGTGATCCGCCGCAACGTGCTCGAGGACCCCAGCTGGTACACCGCCTACACGCCCTACCAGCCGGAGATCTCCCAGGGCCGGCTCGAGGCGCTGCTGAACTTCCAGACCATGGTCGGCGACCTCACCGGGCTGCCGACCGCCAACGCCTCGCTGCTCGACGAGGGCACCGCCGCCGCCGAGGCGATGACGCTGGTACGCCGTGCCAACCGCAAGGCGTCCGGCCCCTTCGTCGTCGACGCCGACGCGCTCCCGCAGACCATCGAGGTGGTCCGCACCCGCGCCGAGGGGATGGGCATCGAGGTGGTCGTAGCGGACCTCTCCGCCGGGCTGCCCGAGGGTGAGGCCTGTGGGGTGCTGGTGCAGTACCCCGGCGCCTCCGGCCGGGTCCTGGACCCGCGCCCGCTCATCGAGCAGGTCCACGAGCGCGGCGGCCTCGCCGTCGTGGCCGCCGACCTGCTCGCGCTGACAGTGCTCGAGGCGCCCGGCGAGCTCGGCGCCGACGTCGTGGTCGGCTCCTCCCAGCGCTTCGGCGTGCCGCTGTTCTACGGCGGTCCGCACGCCGGCTTCATGGCGGTCGCCGCCGGGCTGGAGCGGCACCTGCCCGGGCGCCTGGTGGGCGTCTCGGTGGACGCCGATGGGCGTCCGGCGTACCGGCTGGCGCTGCAGACCCGCGAGCAGCACATCCGCCGCGACAAGGCCACCTCGAACATCTGCACCGCCCAGGTGCTGCTGGCGGTCGCGGCCTCGATGTACGCGGTCTACCACGGCCCCGAGGGGCTGCGGGCGATCGCGACGCGCGCCCACCGGTACGCCGCGGTGCTGGCCGCCGCGCTGCGCGAGGCCGGGATCGAGATCGCGCACGGCGAGTTCTTCGACACCCTCACCCTCCGGGTCCCGGGCCGGGCCGCCGCCGTCGTCACCGCAGCGCGGGAGCGCGACCTGCAGCTGTGGCTGATCGACGACGACACGGTCGGCATCTCCACCTCGGAGACCACCACCCGCTCCACGCTGGAGCGGCTGCTCGCTGCCTTCGACGTCCCGCTCGACGGGGTCGACCTCGACGCGCTGGACCGGGCGACGCCCGACGCGCTGCCGCAGGACCTGCGCCGCCACACGGCGTACCTCACCCACGAGGTCTTCTCGGCGCATCGCAGCGAGACCCAGATGCTGCGCTACCTGCGCCGGCTCTCCGCCCGGGACTACGCGCTCGACCGCGGCATGATCCCGCTCGGCTCGTGCACGATGAAGCTCAACGCGACCACCGAGATGGAGCCGATCTCGCTGCCCGGCTTCGCCGACCTGCACCCGTTCGCGCCGGCCGAGGACGCCGCCGGCTACCGGCGCCTGGTCGCGGACCTCGAGGGCTGGCTGGCCGAGGTCACCGGCTACGACCGGGTCTCGATCCAGCCGAACGCCGGCTCCCAGGGCGAGCTCGCCGGGCTGCTCGCGATCCGCGGCTACCACCGCGCCCACGGCGACACCGGCCGCGACGTGTGCCTGATCCCGTCCTCCGCGCACGGCACCAACGCCGCCTCCGCGGTGATGGCCGGGATGCGCGTCGTCGTGGTGAAGGCGGCCGCGGACGGCGGGGTCGACATGGACGACCTGCGCGCCCAGTGCGCGAAGCACGCCGAGGACCTGGCCGCGATCATGGTGACCTACCCCTCGACCCACGGCGCCTACGAGGACACGATCACCGAGCTGTGCGAGGTCGTCCACGCCCACGGCGGCCAGGTGTACGTCGACGGCGCCAACCTCAACGCGCTGCTCGGCCACGCCAAGCCCGGCGAGTTCGGCGGCGACGTCTCGCACCTGAACCTGCACAAGACCTTCTGCATCCCGCACGGCGGCGGTGGCCCCGGCGTCGGGCCGGTGGCGGTGCGCGCCCACCTGGCGCCGTACCTGCCCTCGCACGGGATGCACCCCGAGGCGGACAAGCGCACCGGGATCGGCCCGGTCAGCGCCGCGCCGTACGGCTCGGCGGGGATCCTGCCTATCTCGTGGGCCTACATCCGGCTGATGGGCGCCGCGGGGCTGACCCACGCCACGGCGGTGGCCGTGCTGTCGGCCAACTACGTCGCCGCGCGGCTGGGCGAGCACTACCCGGTGCTCTACCGCGGGCACGGCGGCCTGGTCGCCCACGAGTGCATCCTCGACGTGCGCGGGCTGACCAAGGCCACCGGCGTCAGCGTCGAGGACGTCGCGAAGCGGCTGGTCGACTACGGCTTCCACGCCCCGACGATGTCGTTCCCGGTGGCCGGCACGCTGATGGTCGAGCCCACCGAGTCCGAGGACCTCGGCGAGATCGACCGCTTCTGCGAGGCGATGATCGCGATCAAGGGCGAGATCGACCGGGTCGGCGCGGGGGAGTGGAGCCCCGCGGAGTCGCCGCTGCGGCACGCCCCGCACACCTCGCGGGCGCTGCTCGGCGACTGGGACCGGGCCTACCCCCGCGAGCTCGGCGTCTTCCCGACCGGCCCCGACCCGGACAAGTACTGGCCGCCGGTGGCCCGCATCGACCAGGCCTACGGCGACCGCAACCTGGTCTGCGCCTGCCCGCCGCTGGAGGCCTTCGCGGAGTGA
- a CDS encoding DUF881 domain-containing protein, with protein sequence MPEPDEPTRAPTGRQRLRRALVRPSRGQVVVAILLALLAFAAVVEVRHNEVDDSFAGYREQDLIDVLTGLAGTTQRAEDEIARLEETRQELLTDSGRRRTALEEAQQEAETLSILAGLVPVTGPGLRITITEPEGPVSAANLVDMVQELRTAGAEAIQVNGQVRLIAQSAFEDAPGGIVVDGELLSPPYVVDVIGEPHTLTNALTFLLGPRSNIEREGGRMRIDERSSIDIEAVREPEEPEYAQPVPEQ encoded by the coding sequence ATGCCTGAGCCCGACGAGCCCACCCGTGCCCCGACCGGACGCCAGCGCCTGCGCCGGGCGCTGGTGCGGCCCTCGCGCGGACAGGTCGTGGTCGCGATCCTGCTGGCGCTGCTGGCGTTCGCCGCGGTCGTGGAGGTCCGGCACAACGAGGTCGACGACTCGTTCGCCGGCTACCGCGAGCAGGACCTCATCGACGTCCTGACCGGGCTGGCGGGCACCACGCAGCGCGCCGAGGACGAGATCGCCCGGCTGGAGGAGACCCGCCAGGAGCTGCTGACCGACAGCGGTCGGCGGCGCACGGCGCTCGAGGAGGCCCAGCAGGAGGCGGAGACGCTCTCGATCCTGGCCGGCCTGGTGCCGGTCACCGGCCCGGGGCTGCGGATCACGATCACCGAGCCCGAGGGCCCGGTCAGCGCCGCGAACCTCGTCGACATGGTCCAGGAGCTGCGCACGGCCGGCGCCGAGGCCATCCAGGTCAACGGTCAGGTGCGGCTGATCGCGCAGAGCGCCTTCGAGGACGCCCCCGGCGGGATCGTCGTCGACGGCGAGCTGCTCTCCCCGCCGTACGTCGTCGACGTGATCGGGGAGCCGCACACGCTGACCAACGCGCTGACCTTCCTGCTCGGGCCGCGCTCGAACATCGAGCGTGAGGGTGGCCGGATGCGGATCGACGAACGCTCCTCGATCGACATCGAGGCGGTGCGTGAGCCCGAGGAGCCGGAGTACGCCCAGCCCGTTCCCGAGCAGTAG
- a CDS encoding FHA domain-containing protein, whose amino-acid sequence MGESTATIQIGMGEKSENSERQLNPADAAAVDALPTGHALLVVQRGPGSGSRFLLDADVVTAGRHPESEIFLDDVTVSRRHAEFNRGGDTFTVSDVGSLNGTYVNRDRIDRVQLSDGDEVQIGKYRLVFFSGHEGV is encoded by the coding sequence GTGGGGGAGTCCACGGCGACCATCCAGATCGGGATGGGGGAGAAGAGCGAGAACTCCGAGCGCCAGCTGAACCCGGCCGACGCCGCCGCGGTCGACGCGCTGCCCACCGGGCACGCCCTGCTCGTGGTCCAGCGTGGCCCCGGCTCCGGCAGCCGGTTCCTGCTCGACGCCGACGTGGTGACCGCCGGCCGGCACCCCGAGAGCGAGATCTTCCTCGACGACGTCACGGTCTCGCGCCGGCACGCGGAGTTCAACCGCGGCGGCGACACCTTCACCGTCAGCGACGTCGGCAGCCTGAACGGCACCTACGTCAACCGCGACCGGATCGACCGGGTCCAGCTCAGTGACGGTGACGAGGTGCAGATCGGCAAGTACCGCCTGGTCTTCTTCTCCGGTCACGAGGGCGTCTGA
- a CDS encoding CDP-alcohol phosphatidyltransferase family protein: MADDATRGSRVWTLPNLLSAIRLAGVPVFLWLVLGPEEDAWALVLLMVSGVTDFADGWLARRLGQTSTLGQILDPVADRLYILAVVFGLAMRDIIPWWLAVLLPLRDVVLAGLVPFLRTRGYSALPVHFLGKAATFNLLYAFPLLLLGDGDGVVASLAEVFGWAFAIWGIGLYWWAGLLYAWQVRTLLRTTARSTAVQDA; this comes from the coding sequence GTGGCGGACGACGCGACGCGCGGCAGCCGCGTGTGGACGCTGCCCAACCTGCTCAGCGCGATCCGGCTGGCCGGCGTACCGGTGTTCCTGTGGCTGGTGCTGGGTCCCGAGGAGGACGCCTGGGCGCTGGTGCTGCTCATGGTCTCCGGCGTCACCGACTTCGCCGACGGGTGGCTCGCCCGCCGGTTGGGCCAGACCTCGACCCTGGGCCAGATCCTGGACCCGGTCGCCGACCGGCTCTACATCCTCGCGGTCGTCTTCGGCCTCGCGATGCGCGACATCATCCCGTGGTGGCTGGCGGTGCTGCTGCCGCTGCGCGACGTGGTCCTCGCGGGGCTGGTGCCGTTCCTGCGCACCCGCGGCTACAGCGCCCTGCCGGTCCACTTCCTGGGCAAGGCCGCGACCTTCAACCTGCTCTACGCCTTCCCGCTGCTGCTCCTCGGCGATGGCGACGGGGTCGTCGCCTCGCTGGCCGAGGTGTTCGGCTGGGCCTTCGCGATCTGGGGGATCGGGCTCTACTGGTGGGCGGGTCTGCTCTACGCCTGGCAGGTCCGGACGCTGCTGCGGACCACCGCCAGGTCCACGGCGGTGCAGGATGCCTGA
- a CDS encoding bifunctional nuclease family protein — translation MREVDVMGVRVEMPSNQPIVLLREVSGERYLPIWIGAVEATAIAFAQQGVVPPRPLTHDLLKDVLEATGNDLTEVRITDVRDGVFYATLVLGSGAEVSARPSDSIALALRTGTRIVCAEEVLDEAGLAVPAEQEDEVEKFREFLDQVTPEDFESQ, via the coding sequence GTGCGCGAAGTCGATGTCATGGGTGTCCGGGTCGAGATGCCGTCGAACCAGCCGATCGTGCTGCTCCGGGAGGTGTCGGGGGAGCGCTACCTGCCCATCTGGATCGGGGCGGTCGAGGCCACAGCCATCGCGTTCGCCCAGCAGGGCGTCGTGCCGCCGCGGCCGCTGACCCACGACCTGCTCAAGGACGTGCTGGAGGCCACCGGGAACGACCTCACCGAGGTCCGCATCACCGACGTGCGCGACGGGGTGTTCTACGCGACCCTCGTGCTCGGCTCGGGCGCGGAGGTCAGCGCCCGGCCCTCGGACTCGATAGCGCTCGCGCTGCGGACCGGCACCCGGATCGTCTGCGCCGAGGAGGTCCTCGACGAGGCCGGCCTCGCCGTACCGGCGGAGCAGGAGGACGAGGTCGAGAAGTTCCGCGAGTTCCTCGACCAGGTCACCCCCGAGGACTTCGAGTCTCAGTGA
- a CDS encoding MerR family transcriptional regulator, whose amino-acid sequence MNEQEQERNAEAALAAEVADEQGLLFTDDVSPLPSDAGYRGPTACNAAGITYRQLDYWARTGLVEPTVRSASGSGSQRLYSFRDILLLKVIKRLLDAGISLQQIRTAVQHLRERGTDDLTRVTLMSDGVSVYECTSNDEVIDLLQGGQGVFGIAIGGVWREIEGTLAELPSERTSDAAAPSAGDELAARRAARKIG is encoded by the coding sequence TTGAACGAGCAAGAGCAGGAGCGCAACGCCGAGGCGGCGTTGGCCGCCGAGGTTGCCGACGAGCAAGGGCTGCTCTTCACCGACGACGTCTCGCCGCTGCCCAGCGACGCTGGCTACCGCGGCCCGACGGCGTGCAACGCGGCCGGCATCACCTACCGCCAGCTGGACTACTGGGCCCGCACCGGCCTGGTCGAGCCCACCGTGCGCAGCGCCAGCGGCTCCGGCTCGCAGCGCCTGTACTCCTTCCGCGACATCCTGCTGCTGAAGGTGATCAAGCGGCTGCTCGACGCCGGCATCTCGCTGCAGCAGATCCGTACGGCGGTCCAGCACCTGCGCGAGCGGGGGACCGACGACCTGACCCGCGTCACCTTGATGAGCGACGGCGTCTCGGTCTACGAGTGCACCAGCAACGACGAGGTCATCGACCTCCTGCAGGGCGGCCAGGGCGTCTTCGGCATCGCGATCGGCGGCGTCTGGCGCGAGATCGAGGGCACCCTCGCCGAGCTGCCCAGCGAGCGCACCAGCGACGCGGCCGCTCCGTCGGCCGGCGACGAGCTCGCCGCCCGCCGCGCCGCCCGCAAGATCGGCTGA
- a CDS encoding winged helix-turn-helix domain-containing protein codes for MIEDLDPVIHAPKRLAAMAVLSAATSATFPFLREHLGVSDSDLSKQMATLEKAGYVAVSKTGRGRGATTSYRITRAGRTAYSRHRRALAAILAEDPDPGG; via the coding sequence GTGATCGAGGATCTCGACCCGGTCATCCACGCGCCGAAGCGGCTGGCGGCGATGGCGGTGCTGTCGGCGGCGACGTCGGCGACGTTCCCGTTCCTGCGCGAGCACCTCGGGGTGAGCGACTCCGACCTGTCCAAGCAGATGGCGACGCTGGAGAAGGCCGGCTACGTGGCGGTCTCCAAGACCGGCCGTGGGCGGGGTGCGACCACGTCGTACCGGATCACCCGCGCGGGGCGGACGGCGTACTCCCGGCACCGCCGGGCGCTGGCGGCGATCCTGGCCGAGGACCCGGACCCGGGCGGCTAG
- a CDS encoding small basic family protein, with translation MIAALGLLAGIVLGLIFEPDIPLALEPYLPIAVVAALDAVFGGLRAYLDGIFDDKVFVVSFLSNVVIAAAIVWLGDKLGVGGQLSTGVIVVLGIRIFSNVAAIRRHLFHA, from the coding sequence GTGATCGCCGCACTTGGGTTGCTCGCCGGCATCGTGTTGGGCCTGATCTTCGAGCCGGACATCCCGCTGGCCCTGGAGCCCTACCTCCCGATCGCCGTCGTGGCCGCGCTCGACGCCGTCTTCGGCGGCCTGCGCGCCTACCTCGACGGCATCTTCGACGACAAGGTGTTCGTCGTCTCGTTCCTGAGCAACGTCGTGATCGCCGCGGCGATCGTGTGGCTGGGCGACAAGCTCGGGGTCGGTGGCCAGCTGTCCACGGGCGTGATCGTGGTGCTCGGCATCCGGATCTTCTCCAACGTGGCCGCGATCCGGCGGCACCTGTTCCATGCCTGA
- a CDS encoding DUF881 domain-containing protein — MPEHARRGAPAAAPLPPRVTTPLLNLITQQSMDEDYLLAAERRVLAGGPAQSRRPSRAGALVLVLFGALVATAGVQTARNADVDDASRNTLVARIEDRRTELAARQERIAALQRETASLEESVLTTSGAQQRATSELRRLQSRTGFGAVAGPGIRVTADDPKEGLDRIYKEDLFLLVNGLWQAGAEAITLNGRRLTVQTSINNSGSQINVETDSVRAPYTLLAIGNPGRLQANFVETASFARFSGLRSQYGFRLSMEDEESLELPAARLERLVSVEDVPGRRDRANEQTLEETAP; from the coding sequence ATGCCTGAGCACGCCCGCCGCGGCGCGCCAGCGGCCGCACCGTTGCCGCCCCGGGTGACGACGCCGCTGCTGAACCTCATCACTCAGCAGTCCATGGACGAGGACTACCTGCTCGCGGCCGAGCGGCGGGTGCTGGCAGGCGGCCCGGCGCAGAGCCGGCGCCCCTCGCGTGCCGGGGCGCTCGTGCTGGTCCTGTTCGGGGCTCTGGTCGCGACCGCCGGGGTGCAGACCGCCCGCAACGCCGACGTCGACGACGCCAGCCGGAACACGCTGGTGGCGCGGATCGAGGACCGACGCACGGAGCTGGCCGCCCGCCAGGAGCGGATCGCCGCCCTGCAGCGGGAGACGGCCTCGCTGGAGGAGTCGGTGCTCACCACGAGCGGAGCGCAGCAGCGGGCGACGTCCGAGCTGCGCCGGCTGCAGTCGCGCACCGGGTTCGGCGCGGTCGCCGGCCCCGGGATCCGGGTCACCGCCGACGACCCGAAGGAGGGCCTGGACCGCATCTACAAGGAGGACCTGTTCCTCCTCGTCAACGGGCTGTGGCAGGCCGGCGCCGAGGCGATCACGCTGAACGGACGCCGGCTGACAGTGCAGACCTCGATCAACAACTCCGGGAGCCAGATCAACGTGGAGACCGACTCGGTGCGCGCGCCGTACACGCTGCTCGCCATCGGCAACCCCGGCCGGCTGCAGGCCAACTTCGTCGAGACCGCGTCGTTCGCGCGGTTCTCCGGCCTGCGCTCCCAGTATGGTTTCAGGCTCAGCATGGAAGACGAGGAATCCCTCGAGCTGCCGGCGGCCAGACTGGAGCGGCTCGTGTCGGTCGAGGACGTCCCCGGCCGCCGTGACCGGGCCAACGAGCAGACCTTGGAGGAGACCGCCCCGTGA
- a CDS encoding carbon-nitrogen hydrolase family protein, with amino-acid sequence MSQVRVAAVHAAPEYLDVAATVEKACGLIAEAGAQGARLVVFPEVFLPGFPYWINCYPPLLQTALHARYLAASVTVPGPEIRRIQEAARAAGTAVVLGVNEREGSSLYNTQVFVSETGDLLGRHRKLQPTFAERTIWAAGDASTLSVFDTAIGRVGGLVCWEHTMNLARHALVGAGEQIHAGSWPSLSTTVGFADVYDDQVEAMSRNHAITGQCFVVVSQNPVNQQVLDVLEEAAGPQDLVTLGGGWSAIIHPMTPYLAGPHTGPEETILVADIDLADVDGTKVFVDSVGHFSRSEVLSLHVDNRPKKAVTFAVGDGVRREPLEPFADSEG; translated from the coding sequence ATGTCCCAGGTCCGCGTCGCCGCCGTGCACGCCGCTCCCGAGTACCTCGACGTCGCCGCCACCGTGGAGAAGGCCTGCGGCCTGATCGCCGAGGCCGGCGCCCAGGGCGCCCGCCTGGTGGTCTTCCCCGAGGTGTTCCTGCCCGGCTTCCCGTACTGGATCAACTGCTACCCGCCGCTGCTGCAGACCGCGCTGCACGCGCGCTACCTGGCGGCCTCGGTCACGGTCCCCGGACCCGAGATCCGCCGGATCCAGGAGGCGGCGCGCGCCGCAGGCACCGCCGTCGTCCTCGGCGTGAACGAGCGCGAGGGCAGCAGCCTGTACAACACCCAGGTCTTCGTCTCCGAGACCGGCGACCTGCTCGGGCGACACCGCAAGCTGCAGCCGACCTTCGCCGAGCGCACCATCTGGGCCGCCGGCGACGCCTCCACGCTCTCGGTCTTCGACACCGCCATCGGTCGGGTCGGTGGCCTGGTGTGCTGGGAGCACACGATGAACCTCGCGCGGCACGCGCTGGTCGGCGCCGGCGAGCAGATCCACGCCGGCTCCTGGCCCAGCCTGTCCACGACCGTGGGCTTCGCCGACGTCTACGACGACCAGGTCGAGGCGATGTCGCGCAACCACGCGATCACCGGCCAGTGCTTCGTGGTGGTCTCCCAGAACCCCGTGAACCAGCAGGTCCTCGACGTGCTCGAGGAGGCCGCCGGGCCCCAGGACCTGGTCACGCTCGGCGGTGGCTGGTCGGCGATCATCCACCCGATGACGCCGTACCTGGCCGGCCCGCACACCGGCCCCGAGGAGACGATCCTGGTCGCGGACATCGACCTCGCCGACGTCGACGGCACCAAGGTGTTCGTGGACAGCGTCGGGCACTTCTCCCGCAGCGAGGTGCTCAGCCTGCACGTCGACAACCGCCCGAAGAAGGCAGTGACGTTCGCGGTCGGCGACGGCGTACGCCGCGAGCCGCTGGAGCCCTTCGCCGACTCCGAGGGCTGA